The following proteins are encoded in a genomic region of Apis mellifera strain DH4 linkage group LG14, Amel_HAv3.1, whole genome shotgun sequence:
- the LOC725179 gene encoding inositol hexakisphosphate and diphosphoinositol-pentakisphosphate kinase 2 isoform X5, with translation MSYTELEHGYQGLRSASRPIFYVGDLNTVQSTLVGPVASSIYRSSKRAELSDGCSNDDGCMGGSDLEGEGKQVLVGICAMAKKSQSKPMKEILTRLEEFEYIKIVVFPEEVILKESVEDWPIVDCLISFHSKGFPLDKAINYANLRNPFIINNLPMQYDIQDRRRVYAILESEGIEIPRYAVLDRDSSDPKHHELVESEDHVEVNGVTFNKPFVEKPVSAEDHNIYIYYPTSAGGGSQRLFRKIGSRSSVYSPESRVRKTGSYIYEDFMPTDGTDVKVYTVGPDYAHAEARKSPALDGKVERDSEGKEIRYPVILSNAEKLISRKVCLAFKQTVCGFDLLRANGQSFVCDVNGFSFVKNSNKYYDDCAKILGNMILRELAPTLHIPWSVPFQLDDPPIVPTTFGKMMELRCVVAVIRHGDRTPKQKMKVEVRHPKFFDIFAKYDGYKHGHIKLKRPKQLQEILDTARSLLAEIQHRAAGPELEEKQGKLEQLKSVLEMYGHFSGINRKVQMKYQPRGRPRGSSSDDDRLGEPSLVLILKWGGELTPAGRIQAEELGRIFRCMYPGGQGRHLSEEDSEMLPNHGDYAGAQGLGLLRLHSTFRHDLKIYASDEGRVQMTAAAFAKGLLALEGELTPILVQMVKSANTNGLLDNDCDSSKYQNMVKTRLHELLQQDREFTHEDREQINPGNALSINAAMDFVKNPVRCCQHVHTLIQKLMDIVRIKKDDPKTKDAILYHGETWELMGRRWGKIEKDFCTKNKRFDISKIPDIYDCIKYDLQHNNHTLQFEHAEELYIYSKYLADIVIPQEYGLTVQEKLTIGQGICTPLLKKIRADLQRNIEESGEETVNRLNPRYSHGVSSPGRHVRTRLYFTSESHVHSLLTVLRYGGLLDVMKDEQWRRAMEYVSMVSELNYMSQIVVMLYEDPTKDPSSEERFHVELHFSPGVNCCVQKNLPPGPGFRPHSRNESSHNVGESGGSAQDTISQCSTRIEEEDVELGILEDDFMNPPLQSETPPSTMETDTVDAIIDSPTTSKAIDMMDLHPNMMDEPFDSGFLQSSAPIPISARTVAGHEAARLGSQLAASQRQRRDTERGTIVEPRARSYDHQRQDKSEKARRHRHSISGQMSYFKLLGYNVNKKLTGSANSLFSTAVISGSSSAPNLKDMVPPHASAVAAIEGFGGVPPIRPLETLHNALSLRQLDSFLEMMTSAPLFRTPASSPPKYSSPGGSTHESVNQNLNIGGINREYHSSDLEAVRYRKKLSKPSLYIAPTPIQYKSSNDGESCDIRNQLSPTSPNSTGWSSEPQSFLSSEPSSPAPTSTGECSMSISLISNDGAQSFNTGHKYPTTPCLDVDFNEFCINIDQEHRESRGSVSYTDYYSNEDGQIRNCGFGAGFTSNLEKIMRTDNLPIDNMDDDEDHTITLKQTEEQKKQDVKQIFEQKENLNTKSSSGYKKIGRFLVESMEISDEDVRIKEIDNIDKIKTSVFQKTESSNAEKVQKNRDSNEAVYEQKKPHSFNSCKRKNFSRSQSVSMPKTSTQKSETNYSYKCTSKLSSLSNMSDKDLENWKQSMMESKDPFSIEMKSEEPILTLASSITSSSSVTIGFNVQDEKKEKFDP, from the exons ATGTCTTACACTGAATTGGAACATGGTTATCag ggTCTACGGAGTGCCAGTCGACCAATTTTCTATGTAGGGGATTTAAATACTGTGCAATCAACCCTTGTGGGTCCTGTAGCTTCTTCTATATATCGTTCATCAAAAAga gCCGAACTGTCGGACGGGTGCAGCAATGATGATGGATGCATGGGTGGAAGCGATttggaaggagaaggaaaacaaGTTTTGGTTGGAATCTGTGCGATGGCAAAAAAATCTCAGAGTAAaccaatgaaagaaattttaacaagattagaagaatttgaatatattaaaatagtagTATTTCCTGAAgaagttattttaaaa GAGTCTGTAGAAGATTGGCCAATTGTTGATTGTTTAATAAGTTTCCATAGTAAAGGTTTTCCTCTTGATAAAGCTATAAATTATGCTAATCTTAGAAAtccttttatcattaataatttgccAATGCAATATGATATTCAA gATCGTAGAAGAGTTTATGCTATTTTAGAAAGTGAAGGAATTGAAATTCCAAGATATGCTGTCCTTGATAGAGACTCATCTGATCCAAAac atcatGAATTGGTGGAATCAGAAGATCATGTGGAAGTCAATGGTGTTACATTCAATAAACCATTTGTAGAAAAACCAGTATCTGCAGAGGatcataacatttatatttattacccTACATCTGCAGGTGGTGGCAGTCAAAGATTATTTAGAAAg ATTGGAAGTCGTAGTAGTGTATATTCACCAGAATCTAGAGTGCGTAAAACTGgttcttatatttatgaagATTTCATGCCAACTGATGGTACAGATGTTAAAGTTTATACTGTGGGTCCAGATTATGCTCATGCAGAAGCAAGAAAAAGTCCTGCTTTAGATGGTAAAGTCGAAAGAGATTcagagggaaaagaaattcgatatcCAGTTATATTAAGTAAtgctgaaaaattaattagtagaAAAGTGTGTTTAGCTTTCAAACAAACTGTTTGTGGTTTTGATTTACTTAG agcaAATGGCCAGTCATTTGTGTGTGACGTAAATGGATTtagttttgtaaaaaattctaataaatattatgatgattgtgcaaaaattttgggaaatatgattttaagagAATTGGCACCAACTTTACACATACCATGGAGTGTTCCTTTTCAACTGGATGATCCACCTATTGTACCTACTACATTTGGAAAgat gATGGAATTACGATGCGTGGTTGCTGTTATAAGACATGGAGATCGAACGCcgaaacaaaaaatgaaagtaGAAGTTCGTCATCCGaa attttttgatatatttgcaaaatatgaCGGTTATAAACATggtcatattaaattaaaaagaccTAAACAATTGCAAGAAATATTGGATACTGCACGTAGTTTATTAGCCGAAATACAACATCGTGCAGCTGGACcagaattagaagaaaaacaagGAAAATTAGAGCAATTGAAAAGTGTTttagaaat gtaTGGTCATTTCTCAGGAATAAATCGCAAAGTGCAAATGAAATATCAGCCAAGAGGACGACCCAGAGGAAGTTCATCAGATGATg atcgaCTTGGAGAACCATCTCTtgtattgatattgaaatggGGTGGAGAATTAACACCAGCTGGCCGTATTCAGGCGGAAGAATTAGGAAGAATATTTCGTTGCATGTATCCTGGTGGTCAAGGTAGACACCTTAGTG agGAAGACTCAGAGATGTTACCAAATCAcg gTGATTATGCTGGAGCACAAGGTTTAGGATTGCTCAGACTTCATTCAACATTTCGACATGACTTGAAAATTTATGCAAGTGATGAAGGAAGAGTTCAAATGACTGCTGCAGCTTTTGCAAAAGGTTTACTTGCATTGGAAGGTGAATTAACACCTATATTAGTACAAATGGTAAAAAGTGCTAATACTAATGGCTTGTTGGATAATGATTGTGACAGTAGTAAATATCAGAATAT GGTAAAAACACGATTACATGAATTATTACAACAAGATCGAGAATTTACACATGAAGATAGAGAACAAATAAATCCTGGTAATGCATTGAGTATCAATGCAGCAAtggattttgttaaaaatcctGTTCGTTGTTGTCAACATGTTCATACTTTGATTCAGAAGCTAATGGATATCGTGCGTATTAAAAAAGACGATCCTAAAACTAAAg ATGCAATTCTTTATCATGGTGAAACGTGGGAATTAATGGGTCGTCGATgggggaaaattgaaaaagatttttgtacTAAAAATAAGCGAtttgatatatcaaaaattccagatatttatgattgtataaaatatgatttacaaCATAACAATCATACATTACAATTTGAACATgcagaagaattatatatttattctaaatatttggcAGATATTGTAATACCACag gAATATGGATTAACAGTACAAGAGAAACTTACTATAGGTCAAGGTATTTGCACtccacttttaaaaaaaataagagcaGATTTGCAGAGAAATATCGAGGAATCCGGAGAAGAAACAGTCAATAGGCTTAATCCAAg atactcCCATGGTGTTTCTAGTCCTGGTCGACATGTGCGCACGCGACTTTATTTCACAAGTGAAAGCCACGTGCATTCTCTGCTCACTGTTCTACGTTATGGCGGTTTACTTgat gTTATGAAAGATGAACAATGGCGCCGAGCTATGGAGTATGTTAGCATGGtttctgaattaaattatatgtctCAAATTGTGGTTATGTTGTATGAAGATCCAACTAAAGATCCCAGTAGTGAAGAACGTTTTCATGTTGAATTACATTTCAGTCCTGGTGTAAATTGTTGTgtgcaaaaaaatttaccaCCAGGGCCAGGTTTCAGACCTCATTCACGCAATGAAAGTAGTCATAATGta ggTGAAAGTGGTGGTTCTGCTCAAGATACCATTTCACAGTGTAGTACtcgaatagaagaagaagatgtagAATTGGGAATTTTAGAAGATGATTTTATGAATCCACCATTGCAATct GAAACACCTCCATCAACAATGGAGACAGATACTGTAGATGCAATAATAGATAGTCCAACAACTAGTAAAGCAATTGATATGATGGATTTACATCCTAATATGATGGATGAACCATTTGATAGTGGCTTTTTACAGAGCTCTGCACCAATTCCAATaag tgCTAGAACTGTAGCTGGTCATGAAGCAGCAAGACTTGGTAGTCAATTAGCTGCAAGTCAACGTCAACGACGTGATACAGAAAGAGGGACAATAGTTGAACCACGTGCTCGCAGTTATGATCATCAAAGACAAGACAAATCCGAAAAAg CAAGGCGCCACCGTCACAGTATCTCCGGACAGATGAGTTATTTCAAGCTGTTGGGCTACAACGTCAACAAGAAGTTGACTGGATCAGCGAACAGTTTATTCAGCACAGCTGTTATTAGTGGATCTTCTAGTGCTCCAAATCTTAAGGATATGGTACCTCCTCATGCTTCTGCTGTTGCGG CAATAGAAGGTTTTGGTGGTGTACCACCAATAAGACCTTTGGAAACTCTTCATAATGCATTGTCATTGCGTCAGTTGGATTCCTTTCTGGAAATGATGACTAGTGCTCCTTTGTTTCGAACACCTGCTTCTTCGCCTCCAAAATATTCTTCTCCTGGTGGATCAACGCATGAGTCAGTTAATCAAAATCTCAATATTGGAGGAATCAATCGCGAGTACCACTCTTCCGACTTGGAAGCTGTCAGGTACCGTAAGAAATTAAGTAAACCATCATT GTATATTGCGCCAACtccaatacaatataaatcttCTAATGATGGAGAATCTTGTGATATAAGAAATCAGTTATCACCAACCAGTCCTAATA GTACTGGATGGAGTAGCGAACCACAATCATTTCTCTCTTCTGAACCTTCATCTCCTGCACCAACTTCAACAGGAGAATGCAGTATGTCTATAAGTCTAATCAGTAATGAtgg aGCACAATCATTTAATACAGGTCATAAATATCCTACAACTCCGTGTCTTGATGTggatttcaatgaattttgtataaatatagatcAAGAGCATAGAGAAAGTCGTGGTAGCGTATCATATACTGATTATTATAGCAATGAAGATGGACAAATACGAAACTGTGGTTTTGGAGCAGGTTTCACtagtaatttagaaaaaatcatGCGTACTGATAATCTTCCTATTGATAATATGGATGATGATGAGGATCATACAATTACTTTAAAACAAACTGAAGAACAAAAGAAACAAGATgtcaaacaaatatttgaacaaaaagaaaatttaaatacaaaatctaGTAGTGGttacaaaaaaattggaag ATTTCTCGTTGAAAGCATGGAAATATCAGACGAAGATGtcagaattaaagaaatagataatatagacAAGATAAAAACATCTGTGTTTCAAAAAACTGAATCTTCTAATGCAGAAAAAGTACAAAAGAACAGAGATAGTAATGAAGCTGTATATGAACAGAAAAAACCTCATTCTTTTAATagttgtaaaagaaaaaatttttctcgatctcAAAGTGTTTCTATGCCAAAAACTTCAACACAAAAATCTGAGACAAATTATAGTTACAAGTGTACATCAAAATTAAGCTCTCTTTCAAACATGTCAGATAAGGACTTGGAAAATTGGAAGCAAAGCATGATGGAATCAAAAGATCCTTTTTcaatagaaatgaaatctgAGGAACCAATTCTGACATTGGCTAGCAGTATAACAAGTAGCTCTAGTGTGACAATAGGCTTTAATGttcaagatgaaaaaaaagaaaaatttgatccctga
- the LOC725179 gene encoding inositol hexakisphosphate and diphosphoinositol-pentakisphosphate kinase 2 isoform X1, which yields MSYTELEHGYQGLRSASRPIFYVGDLNTVQSTLVGPVASSIYRSSKRAELSDGCSNDDGCMGGSDLEGEGKQVLVGICAMAKKSQSKPMKEILTRLEEFEYIKIVVFPEEVILKESVEDWPIVDCLISFHSKGFPLDKAINYANLRNPFIINNLPMQYDIQDRRRVYAILESEGIEIPRYAVLDRDSSDPKHHELVESEDHVEVNGVTFNKPFVEKPVSAEDHNIYIYYPTSAGGGSQRLFRKIGSRSSVYSPESRVRKTGSYIYEDFMPTDGTDVKVYTVGPDYAHAEARKSPALDGKVERDSEGKEIRYPVILSNAEKLISRKVCLAFKQTVCGFDLLRANGQSFVCDVNGFSFVKNSNKYYDDCAKILGNMILRELAPTLHIPWSVPFQLDDPPIVPTTFGKMMELRCVVAVIRHGDRTPKQKMKVEVRHPKFFDIFAKYDGYKHGHIKLKRPKQLQEILDTARSLLAEIQHRAAGPELEEKQGKLEQLKSVLEMYGHFSGINRKVQMKYQPRGRPRGSSSDDDRLGEPSLVLILKWGGELTPAGRIQAEELGRIFRCMYPGGQGRHLSGDYAGAQGLGLLRLHSTFRHDLKIYASDEGRVQMTAAAFAKGLLALEGELTPILVQMVKSANTNGLLDNDCDSSKYQNMVKTRLHELLQQDREFTHEDREQINPGNALSINAAMDFVKNPVRCCQHVHTLIQKLMDIVRIKKDDPKTKDAILYHGETWELMGRRWGKIEKDFCTKNKRFDISKIPDIYDCIKYDLQHNNHTLQFEHAEELYIYSKYLADIVIPQEYGLTVQEKLTIGQGICTPLLKKIRADLQRNIEESGEETVNRLNPRYSHGVSSPGRHVRTRLYFTSESHVHSLLTVLRYGGLLDVMKDEQWRRAMEYVSMVSELNYMSQIVVMLYEDPTKDPSSEERFHVELHFSPGVNCCVQKNLPPGPGFRPHSRNESSHNVGESGGSAQDTISQCSTRIEEEDVELGILEDDFMNPPLQSETPPSTMETDTVDAIIDSPTTSKAIDMMDLHPNMMDEPFDSGFLQSSAPIPISARTVAGHEAARLGSQLAASQRQRRDTERGTIVEPRARSYDHQRQDKSEKAADKLQYQSLDAVNKEEKHVTEQWHLERSGQVSLNVPVQKLLSLPHSFSSPEFPVPSVETSILNSTPLVTLHTSPLISPNSRISDVTNIMFPVPTIRSSYLDVNIKQPDDFNPRSQNKKYGRSHSEMILPGIERSDTRPSIIQPDPTCTARRHRHSISGQMSYFKLLGYNVNKKLTGSANSLFSTAVISGSSSAPNLKDMVPPHASAVAAIEGFGGVPPIRPLETLHNALSLRQLDSFLEMMTSAPLFRTPASSPPKYSSPGGSTHESVNQNLNIGGINREYHSSDLEAVRYRKKLSKPSLYIAPTPIQYKSSNDGESCDIRNQLSPTSPNSTGWSSEPQSFLSSEPSSPAPTSTGECSMSISLISNDGAQSFNTGHKYPTTPCLDVDFNEFCINIDQEHRESRGSVSYTDYYSNEDGQIRNCGFGAGFTSNLEKIMRTDNLPIDNMDDDEDHTITLKQTEEQKKQDVKQIFEQKENLNTKSSSGYKKIGRFLVESMEISDEDVRIKEIDNIDKIKTSVFQKTESSNAEKVQKNRDSNEAVYEQKKPHSFNSCKRKNFSRSQSVSMPKTSTQKSETNYSYKCTSKLSSLSNMSDKDLENWKQSMMESKDPFSIEMKSEEPILTLASSITSSSSVTIGFNVQDEKKEKFDP from the exons ATGTCTTACACTGAATTGGAACATGGTTATCag ggTCTACGGAGTGCCAGTCGACCAATTTTCTATGTAGGGGATTTAAATACTGTGCAATCAACCCTTGTGGGTCCTGTAGCTTCTTCTATATATCGTTCATCAAAAAga gCCGAACTGTCGGACGGGTGCAGCAATGATGATGGATGCATGGGTGGAAGCGATttggaaggagaaggaaaacaaGTTTTGGTTGGAATCTGTGCGATGGCAAAAAAATCTCAGAGTAAaccaatgaaagaaattttaacaagattagaagaatttgaatatattaaaatagtagTATTTCCTGAAgaagttattttaaaa GAGTCTGTAGAAGATTGGCCAATTGTTGATTGTTTAATAAGTTTCCATAGTAAAGGTTTTCCTCTTGATAAAGCTATAAATTATGCTAATCTTAGAAAtccttttatcattaataatttgccAATGCAATATGATATTCAA gATCGTAGAAGAGTTTATGCTATTTTAGAAAGTGAAGGAATTGAAATTCCAAGATATGCTGTCCTTGATAGAGACTCATCTGATCCAAAac atcatGAATTGGTGGAATCAGAAGATCATGTGGAAGTCAATGGTGTTACATTCAATAAACCATTTGTAGAAAAACCAGTATCTGCAGAGGatcataacatttatatttattacccTACATCTGCAGGTGGTGGCAGTCAAAGATTATTTAGAAAg ATTGGAAGTCGTAGTAGTGTATATTCACCAGAATCTAGAGTGCGTAAAACTGgttcttatatttatgaagATTTCATGCCAACTGATGGTACAGATGTTAAAGTTTATACTGTGGGTCCAGATTATGCTCATGCAGAAGCAAGAAAAAGTCCTGCTTTAGATGGTAAAGTCGAAAGAGATTcagagggaaaagaaattcgatatcCAGTTATATTAAGTAAtgctgaaaaattaattagtagaAAAGTGTGTTTAGCTTTCAAACAAACTGTTTGTGGTTTTGATTTACTTAG agcaAATGGCCAGTCATTTGTGTGTGACGTAAATGGATTtagttttgtaaaaaattctaataaatattatgatgattgtgcaaaaattttgggaaatatgattttaagagAATTGGCACCAACTTTACACATACCATGGAGTGTTCCTTTTCAACTGGATGATCCACCTATTGTACCTACTACATTTGGAAAgat gATGGAATTACGATGCGTGGTTGCTGTTATAAGACATGGAGATCGAACGCcgaaacaaaaaatgaaagtaGAAGTTCGTCATCCGaa attttttgatatatttgcaaaatatgaCGGTTATAAACATggtcatattaaattaaaaagaccTAAACAATTGCAAGAAATATTGGATACTGCACGTAGTTTATTAGCCGAAATACAACATCGTGCAGCTGGACcagaattagaagaaaaacaagGAAAATTAGAGCAATTGAAAAGTGTTttagaaat gtaTGGTCATTTCTCAGGAATAAATCGCAAAGTGCAAATGAAATATCAGCCAAGAGGACGACCCAGAGGAAGTTCATCAGATGATg atcgaCTTGGAGAACCATCTCTtgtattgatattgaaatggGGTGGAGAATTAACACCAGCTGGCCGTATTCAGGCGGAAGAATTAGGAAGAATATTTCGTTGCATGTATCCTGGTGGTCAAGGTAGACACCTTAGTG gTGATTATGCTGGAGCACAAGGTTTAGGATTGCTCAGACTTCATTCAACATTTCGACATGACTTGAAAATTTATGCAAGTGATGAAGGAAGAGTTCAAATGACTGCTGCAGCTTTTGCAAAAGGTTTACTTGCATTGGAAGGTGAATTAACACCTATATTAGTACAAATGGTAAAAAGTGCTAATACTAATGGCTTGTTGGATAATGATTGTGACAGTAGTAAATATCAGAATAT GGTAAAAACACGATTACATGAATTATTACAACAAGATCGAGAATTTACACATGAAGATAGAGAACAAATAAATCCTGGTAATGCATTGAGTATCAATGCAGCAAtggattttgttaaaaatcctGTTCGTTGTTGTCAACATGTTCATACTTTGATTCAGAAGCTAATGGATATCGTGCGTATTAAAAAAGACGATCCTAAAACTAAAg ATGCAATTCTTTATCATGGTGAAACGTGGGAATTAATGGGTCGTCGATgggggaaaattgaaaaagatttttgtacTAAAAATAAGCGAtttgatatatcaaaaattccagatatttatgattgtataaaatatgatttacaaCATAACAATCATACATTACAATTTGAACATgcagaagaattatatatttattctaaatatttggcAGATATTGTAATACCACag gAATATGGATTAACAGTACAAGAGAAACTTACTATAGGTCAAGGTATTTGCACtccacttttaaaaaaaataagagcaGATTTGCAGAGAAATATCGAGGAATCCGGAGAAGAAACAGTCAATAGGCTTAATCCAAg atactcCCATGGTGTTTCTAGTCCTGGTCGACATGTGCGCACGCGACTTTATTTCACAAGTGAAAGCCACGTGCATTCTCTGCTCACTGTTCTACGTTATGGCGGTTTACTTgat gTTATGAAAGATGAACAATGGCGCCGAGCTATGGAGTATGTTAGCATGGtttctgaattaaattatatgtctCAAATTGTGGTTATGTTGTATGAAGATCCAACTAAAGATCCCAGTAGTGAAGAACGTTTTCATGTTGAATTACATTTCAGTCCTGGTGTAAATTGTTGTgtgcaaaaaaatttaccaCCAGGGCCAGGTTTCAGACCTCATTCACGCAATGAAAGTAGTCATAATGta ggTGAAAGTGGTGGTTCTGCTCAAGATACCATTTCACAGTGTAGTACtcgaatagaagaagaagatgtagAATTGGGAATTTTAGAAGATGATTTTATGAATCCACCATTGCAATct GAAACACCTCCATCAACAATGGAGACAGATACTGTAGATGCAATAATAGATAGTCCAACAACTAGTAAAGCAATTGATATGATGGATTTACATCCTAATATGATGGATGAACCATTTGATAGTGGCTTTTTACAGAGCTCTGCACCAATTCCAATaag tgCTAGAACTGTAGCTGGTCATGAAGCAGCAAGACTTGGTAGTCAATTAGCTGCAAGTCAACGTCAACGACGTGATACAGAAAGAGGGACAATAGTTGAACCACGTGCTCGCAGTTATGATCATCAAAGACAAGACAAATCCGAAAAAg CTGCGGACAAGCTGCAGTATCAGAGCTTGGACGCTGTAAACAAAGAAG AAAAGCATGTAACAGAGCAATGGCATTTAGAAAGATCTGGCCAGGTTTCGCTAAATGTGCCAGTGCAAAAATTGCTGAGTCTACCGCATTCCTTCAGTTCACCGGAGTTTCCAGTTCCTTCGGTAGAAACATCCATTCTGAACTCAACACCTTTGGTGACTTTACATACATCTCCTCTGATTTCACCGAACAGCCGGATCTCCGACGTAACAAATATCATGTTTCCGGTCCCTACGATTCGTTCTTCATATCttgatgttaatattaaacagCCCGATGATTTTAATCCACGTTcccaaaataagaaatatggaCGTTCTCATTCAGAAATGATTCTTCCTGGGATTGAGCGTAGCG ACACACGACCTTCGATCATTCAACCTGACCCTACCTGCACAGCAAGGCGCCACCGTCACAGTATCTCCGGACAGATGAGTTATTTCAAGCTGTTGGGCTACAACGTCAACAAGAAGTTGACTGGATCAGCGAACAGTTTATTCAGCACAGCTGTTATTAGTGGATCTTCTAGTGCTCCAAATCTTAAGGATATGGTACCTCCTCATGCTTCTGCTGTTGCGG CAATAGAAGGTTTTGGTGGTGTACCACCAATAAGACCTTTGGAAACTCTTCATAATGCATTGTCATTGCGTCAGTTGGATTCCTTTCTGGAAATGATGACTAGTGCTCCTTTGTTTCGAACACCTGCTTCTTCGCCTCCAAAATATTCTTCTCCTGGTGGATCAACGCATGAGTCAGTTAATCAAAATCTCAATATTGGAGGAATCAATCGCGAGTACCACTCTTCCGACTTGGAAGCTGTCAGGTACCGTAAGAAATTAAGTAAACCATCATT GTATATTGCGCCAACtccaatacaatataaatcttCTAATGATGGAGAATCTTGTGATATAAGAAATCAGTTATCACCAACCAGTCCTAATA GTACTGGATGGAGTAGCGAACCACAATCATTTCTCTCTTCTGAACCTTCATCTCCTGCACCAACTTCAACAGGAGAATGCAGTATGTCTATAAGTCTAATCAGTAATGAtgg aGCACAATCATTTAATACAGGTCATAAATATCCTACAACTCCGTGTCTTGATGTggatttcaatgaattttgtataaatatagatcAAGAGCATAGAGAAAGTCGTGGTAGCGTATCATATACTGATTATTATAGCAATGAAGATGGACAAATACGAAACTGTGGTTTTGGAGCAGGTTTCACtagtaatttagaaaaaatcatGCGTACTGATAATCTTCCTATTGATAATATGGATGATGATGAGGATCATACAATTACTTTAAAACAAACTGAAGAACAAAAGAAACAAGATgtcaaacaaatatttgaacaaaaagaaaatttaaatacaaaatctaGTAGTGGttacaaaaaaattggaag ATTTCTCGTTGAAAGCATGGAAATATCAGACGAAGATGtcagaattaaagaaatagataatatagacAAGATAAAAACATCTGTGTTTCAAAAAACTGAATCTTCTAATGCAGAAAAAGTACAAAAGAACAGAGATAGTAATGAAGCTGTATATGAACAGAAAAAACCTCATTCTTTTAATagttgtaaaagaaaaaatttttctcgatctcAAAGTGTTTCTATGCCAAAAACTTCAACACAAAAATCTGAGACAAATTATAGTTACAAGTGTACATCAAAATTAAGCTCTCTTTCAAACATGTCAGATAAGGACTTGGAAAATTGGAAGCAAAGCATGATGGAATCAAAAGATCCTTTTTcaatagaaatgaaatctgAGGAACCAATTCTGACATTGGCTAGCAGTATAACAAGTAGCTCTAGTGTGACAATAGGCTTTAATGttcaagatgaaaaaaaagaaaaatttgatccctga